The Glycine max cultivar Williams 82 chromosome 12, Glycine_max_v4.0, whole genome shotgun sequence genome window below encodes:
- the LOC100777795 gene encoding phenylalanine--tRNA ligase alpha subunit, cytoplasmic → MAEEAILGYLEKNDEIKDSGEFAAECGIDHNEIVNVVKSLHGFRYVDAQDIKRETWVLTDEGKTYATVGSPEVQLFLAVPQEGISKEELQKKLDPSVFKIGCAQAAKNKWVDMGKQLMSRKVQHVDDKVKDLLLQIQQGLNIGSDEIKALKVRKLIVPQTWKGYSLKRGPNYAPKRKKVVTDLTRDNFQSGEWKELEFKEYNYSAKGQPLEGGSLHPLLKVRAQLKQIFLCMGFEEMPTNNFVESSFWNFDALFQPQQHPARDSHDTFFLETPSTTKILPEDYVQRVRQVHESGGYGSRGYAYDWKREEANKNLLRTHTTAVSSRMLYQLAQKPFAPKKYFSIDRVFRNEAVDRTHLAEFHQIEGLVCDLGLTLCDLIGVLHDFFSRLGMTKLKFKPAYNPYTEPSMEIFSYHEGFKKWVEVGNSGMFRPEMLQPMGLPEDVQVIAWGLSLERPTMILYGIDNIRDLFGHKVDLGLIKKNPICRLGID, encoded by the exons ATGGCGGAAGAAGCAATTCTGGGATACCTAGAGAAGAACGATGAGATtaaagactcgggtgaattcgcAGCTGAATGCGGCATTGACCACAACGAGATCGTGAATGTGGTTAAGAGCTTGCACGGTTTCAGATACGTTGATGCGCAAGATATTAAGAGAGAAACATGGGTACTCACTGATGAAGGGAAAACGTATGCTACTGTAGGATCCCCTGAAGTTCAACTTTTTTTGGCCGTTCCTCAAGAGGGTATCTCTAAGGAAGAGCTTCAG AAAAAGCTGGATCCTTCTGTCTTTAAGATAGGTTGTGCTCAGGCTGCGAAGAACAAATGGGTGGATATGGGGAAACAGCTGATGTCTAGAAAG GTCCAACATGTGGATGATAAGGTCAAAGATCTTCTTCTTCAGATACAACAGGGGCTG AACATTGGTTCAGACGAGATCAAAGCACTCAAAGTGAGAAAGCTCATTGTTCCaca GACGTGGAAGGGTTACTCATTGAAAAGAGGTCCTAATTATGCGCCCaaaagaaagaaggttgtcACTGATCTGACTCGTGATAATTTTCAGAG tgGTGAGTGGAAGGAACTTGAGTTCAAGGAGTACAATTATAGTGCTAAAGGTCAACCTCTTGAGGGTGGCAGTCTTCATCCATTGCTGAAG GTACGTGCTCAGCTGAAACAGATTTTCCTCTGCATGGG ATTTGAGGAGATGCcaacaaataattttgttgaGAGCAG CTTCTGGAACTTTGATGCCTTGTTCCAGCCCCAACAACACCCAGCCCGTGATTCACATGATACATTCTTTTTGGAAA CTCCTTCAACAACAAAGATTTTGCCAGAAGATTATGTTCAGAGAGTGAGGCAAGTTCATGAATCTGGTGGTTATGGGTCTAGAGG GTATGCATATGACTGGAAGAGAGAGGAAGCAAATAAAAACCTTCTGCGAACCCATACAACTGCTGTTTCCTCCAGGATGCTTTACCAATTAGCACAG AAACCATTTGCCcccaaaaaatatttctctATAGATCGTGTATTCAGAAATGAAGCAGTTGATCGTACACATCTTGCTGAGTTCCACCAAATAGAAG GCCTTGTATGCGATCTAGGACTCACTCTCTGTGACTTAATAGGAGTCCTACATGATTTCTTCTCACGCTTAG GCATGACCAAGCTGAAGTTCAAACCAGCTTACAATCCATACACCGAACCTAGCATGGAGATTTTTAG TTATCATGAAGGCTTTAAAAAATGGGTAGAGGTAGGAAATTCTGGCATGTTCAGACCCGAAATGTTGCAGCCGATGGGACTTCCTGAAGATGTCCAAGTTAttgcatggggcctttcccttGAAAG GCCAACGATGATACTATACGGGATAGATAACATTAGAGATCTCTTTGGACACAAG GTGGATCTTGGGCTTATAAAGAAGAATCCAATATGTCGACTTGGAATTGACTAA
- the LOC100813633 gene encoding mTERF domain-containing protein — protein MFFSCKTYNLYLPCSSVPLRNSTSCTIFNCQNPNEHHSILRKHNSKSTAYLLHHLSHKDGAPNPIPIPKPSELQDPMPHEEKVKVLELSLVRKRTPQFPGSIYAQSPSDSDVGSSLPPLRTLFQSSDDKDEEEEEKEMIMRALDIRRKVTEEVFKEAMRKGKFGITYTTNLVGRLSGFIDYIMIEAANLKRLPEYSNSTFNLRAKIVIDDSKVVPLIRWLKHNALSYPRIAKLILMSSGKLEAVRSFVEWLKSVHVKGEFLGVVMVNAGENIFQRSHVELDEIVLYLESNGVRRDWMGYVISRCPQLLSYSLDEVKNRAQFYHDMGLNEKDFGTMVFDFPKVLGYYSLEEMNAKVNYLKEFGLQTKDVGRLLAFRPQLMACSIEEQWKPLVKYLYYYGITQDGMRRMLTIKPMVFCADLQMTIVPKVRFFEDIGVRNDAIGNMLVKFPPLLTYSLNKKIRPVVIFLMTKAGVSEKDIAKVVALGPELLGCNIAHKLDLNVKYFLSLGIRLRQLGEMIADFPMLLRYNPDVLRPKYIYLRKTMVRPLQDLIEFPRFFSYSLEGRIIPRHKVLVENQINIKLRYMLTSTDEEFNKMVKGIIRKRLRFESAVTNEDTTLILETTPQA, from the exons atgttttTTTCATGTAAAACATACAACCTCTACCTTCCCTGCTCCTCTGTTCCCCTGCGCAATTCAACATCATGCACCATTTTCAATTGTCAAAACCCAAACGAGCATCACTCCATTCTCCGCAAACACAATTCCAAATCCACAGCATATCTCCTTCACCACCTCTCCCACAAGGATGGGGCACCCAACCCCATTCCCATTCCCAAACCCAGCGAGCTTCAAGACCCAATGCCCCACGAAGAAAAAGTCAAGGTTTTGGAGCTTTCCCTCGTCAGAAAAAGGACCCCCCAGTTCCCTGGCTCCATCTACGCTCAATCTCCCAGTGACTCCGATGTGGGTTCTTCTCTGCCCCCTCTCCGCACTCTGTTTCAATCAAGTGATGATAAAgacgaggaggaggaggagaaggagatgaTAATGCGCGCTCTCGATATTCGGAGGAAGGTCACTGAAGAGGTTTTCAAAGAAGCCATGCGAAAGGGAAAGTTTGGAATCACTTACACTACCAATTTGGTTGGCAGGTTATCCGGTTTCATTGATTACATCATGATTGAAGCTGCTAACTTGAAGAGATTGCCCGAATATTCAAACTCCACCTTCAATTTGCGCGCCAAAATTGTCATTGATGACTCTAAAGTTGTGCCACTTATTAG ATGGTTGAAGCACAATGCACTATCATATCCCCGGATAGCGAAGCTTATTTTGATGTCAAGTGGAAAACTTGAGGCTGTCAGGAGTTTTGTCGAGTGGTTGAAATCGGTACATGTGAAAGGAGAGTTTCTCGGTGTTGTAATGGTGAATGCTGGGGAAAATATTTTCCAGCGCAGCCATGTGGAGCTGGATGAGATTGTTCTGTATTTGGAGTCCAATGGAGTCAGGAGGGATTGGATGGGTTATGTCATTAGTCGTTGTCCTCAGTTATTGTCTTATAGCTTAGATGAAGTGAAGAATCGTGCACAGTTCTACCATGATATGGGCTTAAATGAGAAAGATTTTGGCACAATGGTTTTTGATTTTCCTAAAGTTCTTGGTTACTATTCGCTGGAAGAAATGAATGCAAAG gttaattactTAAAAGAATTTGGGCTTCAAACTAAGGATGTTGGCAGATTGCTTGCTTTTAGACCACAATTGATGGCATGCAGCATTGAAGAACAATGGAAGCCTCTTGTTAAGTATCTGTATTATTATGGGATCACTCAAGATGGTATGAGGAGAATGCTTACCATTAAACCAATGGTCTTTTGTGCTGACTTGCAGATGACTATTGTGCCAAAG GTACGGTTTTTTGAGGATATAGGGGTGCGCAATGATGCGATTGGCAACATGCTTGTGAAGTTTCCTCCTCTACTCACTTACAGTCTGAACAAGAAGATTAGACCAGTG GTCATATTCTTGATGACCAAAGCTGGAGTCAGTGAGAAAGATATCGCCAAGGTTGTAGCTCTTGGACCTGAGCTGTTGGGATGCAATATAGCACATAAGCTTGAtctaaatgtaaaatattttttgtctctTGGCATACGTCTTCGGCAATTGGGTGAGATGATTGCTGATTTTCCAATGCTGCTCAGATACAATCCAGATGTCCTTCGTcccaaatatatttatttgcgAAAAACAATGGTCCGGCCTTTGCAAGATCTTATTGAGTTTCCAAG GTTTTTCAGCTATTCTCTTGAGGGTCGAATTATCCCAAGACATAAGGTTCTAGTGGAGAATCAGATTAATATTAAGCTAAGATACATGTTGACTAGCACTGACGAAGAATTCAACAAAATGGTCAAGGGCATAATTAGAAAGCGCCtcagatttgaatctgctgtcACAAATGAGGATACTACGTTAATACTGGAGACTACACCCCAggcataa